One genomic region from Triplophysa dalaica isolate WHDGS20190420 chromosome 23, ASM1584641v1, whole genome shotgun sequence encodes:
- the fen1 gene encoding flap endonuclease 1 translates to MGIHGLAKLIADHAPSAIKEQDMKNFFGRKIAIDASMCMYQFLIAVRQDGNVLQNEDGETTSHLMGMFYRTIRILESGIKPVYVFDGKPPQLKSGELEKRGERRAEAEKLLAQAQEAGEQENIDKFSKRLVKVTKQHNEECKRLLTLMGVPYIEAPCEAEASCAALVKTGKVYATATEDMDGLTFGTSVLLRHLTASEAKKLPIQEFHFSRILQEMDMTHQQFIDLCILLGCDYCGTIKGIGPKRAIDLIKQHGSIEEILDNIDPNKHPAPEEWLYKEARDLFLEPEVVDCGTVELKWNEPDEDGLIQFMCAEKQFSEDRIRNGCKKITKSRQGSTQGRLDTFFTVTGSISSKRKEPEKKGSAKKKQKTSATPGKFKKGK, encoded by the exons ATGGGAATTCACGGACTTGCAAAGCTCATTGCAGATCACGCGCCTTCAGCTATCAAGGAGCAAGACATGAAGAACTTCTTTG GACGGAAGATTGCCATTGATGCATCCATGTGCATGTATCAATTCTTGATCGCGGTCAGACAGGACGGTAATGTTTTGCAGAATGAAGATGGAGAGACCACTAG TCACCTCATGGGCATGTTCTACAGGACCATCCGTATACTGGAGAGTGGTATCAAGCCGGTTTACGTGTTTGATGGTAAACCTCCTCAGCTGAAGTCAGGAGAG ctggagaagagaggagagagacgAGCAGAGGCTGAGAAACTTCTAGCTCAGGCACAAGAAGCAG GTGAACAAGAGAACATTGACAAGTTTAGCAAGCGACTAGTGAAGGTTACCAAACAGCACAATGAGGAATGCAAGAGGCTGCTTACTTTAATGGGTGTGCCGTACATCGAG gcTCCATGTGAAGCTGAGGCTAGCTGTGCTGCTCTGGTGAAGACAGGGAAGGTGTACGCCACAGCGACGGAAGATATGGACGGTCTGACATTTGGAACCTCAGTCCTGCTGAGGCACTTAACAGCCAGTGAAGCAAA AAAGCTTCCAATCCAGGAGTTTCATTTCAGTCGAATTCTGCAGGAAATGGATATGACACACCAGCAG tttattGACCTATGTATCCTGCTGGGATGTGACTACTGTGGTACTATAAAGGGAATCGGGCCCAAGAGAGCAATCGACCTTATTAAACAGCACGGCTCTATTGAAGAGATTCTCGATAACATCGACCCAAAT AAGCACCCAGCACCAGAGGAGTGGCTGTATAAAGAGGCTCGAGATCTCTTCTTAGAACCCGAGGTTGTGGACTGCGGTACTGTTGAGCTCAAGTGGAACGAACCGGATGAGGATGGACTGATTCAGTTTATGTGTGCTGAGAAGCAGTTCAG TGAAGACCGTATTCGCAACGGCTGCAAGAAGATCACGAAGAGCAGACAAGGAAGCACACAGGGCAGACTCGACACATTCTTCACGGTTACTGGATCAATCTCCTCCAAACGCAAG GAGCCAGAAAAAAAGGGCTCTGCCAAGAAGAAACAGAAGACAAGTGCTACACCAGGCAAATTCAAGAAGGGCAAATAA